The Gossypium arboreum isolate Shixiya-1 chromosome 2, ASM2569848v2, whole genome shotgun sequence region tgatcgaatagccgtcgtaatcgttcgcaaacgtccgaggtaagttttaagtgatcaaacgttgagtaaattcaatcaaaataggacataatgagttgatttaataagatatgatgtggtcatgatatgtttaaaactcaaatggtaagttcataagtgtttggacttggaaatttaagagcaaattgtaataatttgcttaggacagcaacagtaacgtgattttagaaaatcaccataaattgttggtgtggaattataggctgaataaagtatgtaatcaaagcttaattagtctagttccttataaaagaggccgtgtgagcaaagaaatttcctataaagagatatttaaagttgtgcagattaagtcggaatgactcgaaattccctattctgtttttggaaaatcattataatttgtacaaaaatggttatgagataagatttatatgcttagactccttaatgagtctagtttcaaatggaaccaaatagaacacattatgaattccgtacaatgaaaaatttgattcagtagtgaagggtggtcagattagtcacacagtgaaacagggaaactttaagaaaaatctggtattgattggccaaacctaaaattctgaaaattttatgggtggaagatacatgagtctacattcgggaaaattaacggcaattgattttgagttttgtagctcagttataaacaacttagtgactgttgttcaggaaaactgcttgtagtgaatatgtgatgttgttgtaaacttgatgaaactatttgagttgcttataggctattgctgaaattgatgtacaagaaaatatgaaatttgtatgagatatatatatgtgataaggcctaatggctgatgtgatgaatgtgaaagtgtgtatatatgtgataaggcctaatggccgatgtgatgaatgtgaaagtgtgtatatatgtgataaggcctaatggccgatgtgatgaatgtgaaagtgtataaatgtgataagtcccgaagggcatttgtgtcagtactatatccgggttaaaaccccgcaggctttatgcgagaatattatcctgattaatgtccgtaggcttcgtgctcgtactatatccgagctttaaagacccgacggctaaatgctaggattcaagtaagactttgatattgagtatcaacATTAAGTtatcatcaaataagtattatgtatttaagatgttcagtacgtatcacttactcatcggtggagtgatttcgaggtgaattatcagatcaaagaggtaaggattatgatttgtaagcttaagtatggatgtgattatgaacaaatggaaaggattattgaaaggcgataatcgatgaagcatgtgctttcaaatatttgaccatctaggtcattattattcaaagtatatatgtggcagccaagtgttgcgtttaatgacattatagatcgagatgaagctctagattaacttcatcgaacagttgaaatgaatgaccaatgatagtgattgagaacactttgttttgcttaaaacttactaagcataaattgcttactccgtttctttgttctctgctttatagattttgctcgttagctatcggattcgggatcattgaagtcgaagtcatccacactatcaaagcccccattttggtacaattttggttgaactttgaaatggcatgtataggaccgccttttgttgtaggtcatgtacctttcggttttgtgtaaactttgatagccatgcgaaaatggcttatatacgtttttagcatagtactataatcgtttgtatgttgatcactatgaggtatggaattgttttgaaacgattagccattggaatggttaatcatgatcacactttgtgctatgtatgcaaaaagggccaattgaaccatggaaatcatgaaataggtaaagcctaccttaaaggcagatgctgacagcagcagtgatgtggatgtgaaaaatcactaaaaatagtaggaatggtattaaatagtgaataaattatgtaaatgaaccttgatgaatctactttcatatggaagaaacgaaacggtcatatgagttatatgttaagagatattaaagttctcgtgaagcagggccagaacggtttctagatcccctgtttcgactttggaaattcattgtaaattaaccagagatgattaggagtcatgccatatatgtatagattcctctctgagtctagtttctatagaaacaaacggcatcagtattgaagccttgtacagggagatatccaattcgtaacgcacgaaggtcagtgtagtcgatccctgcaataggggagactttaactaataaactgtactaattggctcgaccaaaaattttagaaaaaaaatatgttgatggacttatgagtctagtttcagggaaaaattacgaaactgattttcgagttttaaaactcaagatatgatttttaaggcgacagtgatgcagtaaccagcttgtctggaaaaaaaaattttttttatggactgtgaaaacaattaagttaagtctgtgtgcaccttgtattcgactctggtaacggactcgggtacggggtgttacatagcatATTTCTACAAATGGAATACGATTCCAGGATTTTTGAATGGCACTTCATGAAGGTGCGGTAAATAAAGTGTTAGTAACATCCTAATCAAAATAATAGTTGAAAAAAATGTTAGTAACATCCTAATCAAAATAATAGTTGAAAAAAAGTCATGAACCAGAAGATTCTTCCATACTTACATAATAATGGAGGGAAAAGGTTCAACAATATTTCTTGAAAAGCTGACTAAAGAGGAGGATTCGACATTAAAACGCAAAAAATAATGAGTTAAAAAGATAAGATGAgaaatgatattttaataaataaatataagcaTTAATGGATTATAGAGATGAGTTTCAAAAataggagaagaaaagaaaaaaatagagaatTTTGGTGGTGGCTAACGACGACAATGGTGGCGGAAGTGAGGTGGTGGTGTGGTGGAGTGTGACGAAATTGCATGGTGGTGGAGTGGAAGAGAAATGATGAAAAGGGACTTTTAAAGTggtaaaaaggaagaaaaggagaGAAAAATGGAGGAGCAAAATGGTGGCGCGGCTAAAGGAGAGGAGGAGAGAAAAAGGgaggaaataaaaatgaaatgggGAGTGTTTAGGTTCAATGGTCAGCCAAGGTAAGGTAAATGACAGGTTTTGGCAAGTTGAGGGGACAATGGCACCAAAAGTGGATCATGGGAGTGAAAAGGGGAGAACTTTGGGAATGTTGATCTTGTAATCAAGGAAAGAATCTTTCCTTGTATGGAAATATGTGTTGGACGGCAAGAGTGTCCACTCTGGCTCAAAAttgtcaaaaaattaaattaaaagatgcACTTGTgagggcttgaacttgggacatTATGGAAACAActaacacacttaaccactaaaccatTAATTCCTTTATGACATAAACTAAcagagataaataaataaaatctagGGCGTGACATGGATTGTCCCCAGAGCTTacactatccaacaactcttTTGGTAgactttttttcatttttgctcCGATTATAAGAGGCATGTAAATAGGTGATAATggcaatgtatatatataagtggTTGAATTATGTTTTGTGCCATTTTGATGTGAACTATATGTTTTGTTGTAAGCCTTAATGGTTGTTTTGGTTTGTTGTGACATGTGATGGTATAAGTATGCTTTGGTACTTATGGTGCATTTTGCTTGTTGAATTTGGCATGTGAGAATGATGAATTGTTGACATGTGAATGGTTGACTATGAATTGTTGAATTGAGGTGTTAATTGTGGCATATTAGTTAGGCACTCAGGGTGATGTTATGAGTTGtgcttttggtatattttttgtGCATTTGAATAGGTTTGAGGAATGGTATAATACATGCTTGTGGCATAAGTGAACATAGGGTCTTATAACTTATTCTAAAAGGTTCTTTTGGTATACACAGTTTGACGTATGGCCGTATGCCACACATGAGCATGTGGCACAACCGTGTGGTCTTTATGTTTTAGGAGGTGATTGGTGTACATGGCCTTAATGAGTTACATGGTCTggatacacgaccgtgtggctcCAGTTTACATGGCCTTAGTCTATTACATGGTCTAAGAACACGAACGTATGGCTTTAAGTTGAAATTTTGCATTTAGGTCCACATGACTTCAATTGGTTACACGGTTGTGTGACATTCTTTTACACAAGTTCAGTTAGTGGCAAAATTTGGTGATACGATCATTTGACTTAgtcacacacagcctaagcaTGTATTATTGAATGTTTTCAATTAAGTTCTTATTTGATTTCTGATTGATTTGAGAGATGTCGCAAGCTCGTTTGAGACTTAGTTTTAGatgtaaattatattatatttagaatATCAAATGTTTCATTGTAAATTGAATATTAAGCTAAAATCGTAGGTGATAATTGTTGTTAACTGTTGTAGCCTCCTATAGCTCAAGTTCGACGACTGGACCAGGTGTAGGGTGTTACAGCCGCCATCTCTCGAAGCAAAAACCATCACCAACCATTAGTCCATCTTCTCAACCGCACTTTCACTAACTCCCTATTACAGCCGTCCTACCCTACCTTTGTCGCACAAAGCTGTCACCATCTTCTCACGGTTTCACTTAACCTATCGTTGACTAGCTTGTGTAATTGTTTGAGGTAAATTACAATTTACTAGTGTTGTTTTTTTTTATGGCCATCTGTTTGAGTATAGACTTGCACACAAACTGTTTGCAAAAAAGTTGAATTTACCATGTCTCTAAGAGTAAGAGAAAAGTCATGTTGTTCAATCCATCAATTTTCAAGCCTAATTCCATAATGATGAAGCAAGTGAGAGATCTGATTCTATTTTCAAGAATCAACCCAAGAATCAATCCATGCTCTCAGATAAAGGGTTTATGTTGACGAGTAATGACAGTGCTGTAATCTCTTCACTTATTCAGAAAATAGTAAACGAgctaaaataaaaaacaattctTCTAGCTCCTTCATGTCATTGTGATTAAACTTGTGTTAGTGTATATTGCTTATTATTCTGTGTTAACATTCTCATTTGTCTTGCATACTTAGTAatcttaattaagttaattagttAACTCAATTCACTTTTAATTATTTCAATCACCAAGTTGTTAATTGATAGTTTCACAATTTTTGCCTTACTTATATAATCTCTATGGAGATGATAACTCTATACTtactactttattacttgttgacaATTGTGTACACTTACAAATTGTTCAATAATCTCATGATAAAACCTAGTAATCTATATTACTAAAATTGAAATcaatcttcatttcttcttttatAGTTCAATTTTGATTCCAAAACCCGAAAATCGTTCACCTATTCTATTTTGTATCTATTCATAAATATGCATGAtaggttcttttctttcttctttgctGTAACATTGTTCTTAGGTTGGATTTTTAGTGGGGTATATTTTGCAGTCCTCGGAAAAAGATCAAATGAGTTaactatttttttttcctttttcctaattttttttttgtttttaaggaGTTGGGTATAGTTAATAGTATAGAAGAGATGGTGATTTGTACCTTCAAATTGCAATTTGAGCACTTATTTACTATGATTGGTTTGTTTTTTGAATTTCATATTATTGGCAATTTGACATCTTTCGTGACTAATCTGTTTTCAGCATTACTTttcatttgaaagtttttataaaaATGCTAAGGCTTCAATGTTTTAACACCACCATTAATGAAGTTATGTTGGTTGAGAATAGAAGCTACTAAAGAAGCATTTGGTGGGTGTAGTGGTAGAAGATGAAGACTAAAAATATTGGAAAAACTTAAAAGGGTGAATTTGAAGAAGTGATTACATATTTGATTTACTTAGTCGAATTAGAGTTAAAATCAGTTGCCCTTCTATTAATATGAAATTGAttcaaatcaaaattaaagtatttGACATAAACCAATATGAAGAAATTGAAGGTGAAATGGGTTTtaagagaatttttttttttttgaaaaaaatagccATAAACTTGGCATCATTTGATTAGTGCAATTTTTTTAAACATCCATCTAATGAATGTGGATTAAAATCTATAACGTTAGCATACATTAGATATCTAATTGAAATAAAAAGTATAAAtactaaaagaaaatttaaaagttaaagtgTGAATTAAACCTTATTATTAAAACACACAAAATAGAACTCAAAATCAATGTGTCACTTTAATAACATTCCATCATCCTCATGATGGATGTATGTAATCATGATGCATGCATATGCTACCATCACCGTACCatggaaacaaaaagaaaaaggaaccCGCAAAAACAAGCGAAGGGAAAGAGTTACATTTGACTTGATTtcaccaaaaataaaaaagaattcaATCAAATTGAATACAAATTTGACGTCCGCAAGGGCAAAGCAAAATCTCTTATTCTTTCTCTCTCTAAAAACTTTTCTCTGTCTTTTTTTTTCCTTCGAGTTCTCTCTCTAGATACAGCGAGGAAGAACAGGGCACATACTGAAACaagaaatataaattattaagtgaaatatataaaaaaaacagaAGCTGAGAAGAGAATAAGAAGAATATTTGATTGAAGAGGAGAGGAAAGAAAGtttttcttttcccttcttttttgTGTAGTGAGGGGTATAAAGATATTTTATTGGTCCGGTTTATCGAAGCAAAAAACTAGAAGAATCGAAGAGAAAGAGAGTTAAGAAATTTGGGGTTTTTTGGGTTCTTGTTTTGATTGAAATCAAAGCTTTGTAGATTTGAGtaactctctttttcttttgtttctcctttgaCTCTGTACCTGTTGGGATTTTCTTAAAACTCTGGTGAGTCTTCTATGAAGTCTTTTCTAGTCttaaccctttttttattttcttgtttaGCTTGAATACCCATTTTCTGGTTTGCTCGTTCAATGTTTAGGATCAACGATTTTTGGTGTTCAGGTGCGATCGAGATGGTTTTATTTGGTTAGAATTGTTTTGTTTAGTGTAGTAAAATTGCAATTTTGAGTTTTTCTGTACGGTATGTATTTGGGGGTTTTTCTgggttttctttaattttaactaaatttttgtTGGATTTAATGACCATTTCTGAGTTCTTGAGATTTGGGTTTGCTTTTTAGATTTGATTGGAGTTTAATTGATGAGTTCTTTGGTGAAAGTTTTActtctttttatgtttttaaaaatattcgCTAGGATATATGTTGTAGTGGATCTGaaaattctgttttttttttttttttgtataggGATTCATGCGAAAGCCATTCCATTGCTGCTTTGAAGAGATTGAAAATCTAAACTCCTTGCTTGGCTTCGGTTTTCAGAGCTATAAGTTCAGGAACAGAACTTACTCTTTCTTATTTGGGTACAATGAAGAGCATGAAGCTAAAAGCAAGCAGCCAAGTTGGGGATAAACTGCTGATTGCCTTGAGCTATAAAACTGAATATTTGTGCTTTTCTTTGTCATTGTAGTTTACTTAATATTCATGTTGTTTTAGGTAGTGGCTGCAGTTTTATGAGTGAGTATTAGATAAGTTAAGTATGGTACCATCGGGGTCTTCTACTCCTATAGGTGGTGTGCACTCTGTTACGCCTTCTCTTTTGCGGTCGAGTTCTGGGATGCTAGGAGCCCAAGGGGGTAGCCTTCCTTCTCAAACTGGCTACCCTTCATTAGTGTCGCCTCGCACTCAGTTTGGTAATATGAATATGCTTGGCAATGTGCCAAATGTGTCTTCCCTTCTTAGTCAGTCCTTCGGGAATGGGGTTCCAAACCCTCAGCTTTCTGGTCCGGGGAGTAGCCAGCGTGGAGGAATTGACTCAGGGGCTGAATCTGATCCACTTTCAAATGTAGGTAATGGGATGGGGTTTAATGCTCCCTCATCATCGTTCGTTCCATCAAACATGGCAAACCCTGGTTCATCCGGTCAAGTTCAAGGTCAGCAATTTCCAAACATTTCTGGTAACCATATGTTACCGGACCAGCAGCACTCCCAACACCTCGAATCACCACATTTCCAACATGGTCAACAAGCATTGCAACAGTTCTCTGCTCCTCAAAACACCCAGCAAGGACAACAGCAGCAGCAGTTTCAGTCTATTAGAGGAGGGTTGGCTGGTGTTGGTGGGGCGGTCAAATTGGAGCCACAAGTGACTAATGATCAGCTTGGCCAGCAGCAACATCAACAGCAACAACAGTTGCAATCACTAAGGAAGCTTGCTCCTGTGAAATTGGAACCACAACAAATACCACCCATGAGAACTTTGGCACAGGTAAAAATGGAACCCTCACATTCAGATCAGTCCTTGTTTTTGCACCAACAACAACAGGAGCCGCAGCAGCAACAACAACAGCAACAGCAGTTACTCCACATGTCGAGGCAGCCCTCACCAGCCCAAATTAATCTTTTGCATCAGCAAAGGCTGTTGCAGCTACAACAACACCAACAGCAACTTTTAAAAGCAATGCCTCAACAAAGGTCTCAATTGCCACAGCAGTTTCAACAGCAGAATTTGCCTTTGAGATCACCTGTGAAACCAGTGTATGAGCCTGGGATGTGTGCCAGGCGTTTGACACATTACATGTATCAACAACAACATAGACCTGAAGTAAGATATCTCTGGTTTGAAGATCTGTTTATTTTTTCACATGTATTTGGTTGCTTTGGGTAGGTAACATGCCTGTTTTTCATGTAGGACAACAATATTGAATTTTGGAGAAAATTTGTTGCCGAGTACTTTGCTCCAAATGCGAAGAAGAAGTGGTGTGTTTCTATGTATGGAAGTGGCCGCCAAACAACTGGTGTTTTCCCTCAGGTCTGTTTCTAAGAAAAACTTGCAGAAATTTCCAACTGTGATCCTCAGTTAGCATATTTTGTGATTGACCAAGGTCAATTATCTTTAGAACTTCTCTTCTTTGTCTTCATTTATTTGTTGTGTTCCCTCCCCATGCAATTGATAATTGTattgtttaaaaattttccaggatGTATGGCATTGTGAAATATGTAATCGCAAACCAGGACGTGGTTTTGGTgagtcttttatttttaattgtttgacTGTTGTTCCTCCTTTTGGGTTACAGTCAGCTATTGCCATCTTAAATTGGCACCTTCAATATATATTAGTTATCCTTTTTGAGGTGTCAATGTACTAGCTTGTTTTCTTATTTTAGCCTAAATGTGCATGTATAGCGGTTTCTTGTATCTAATTTATCCATCACTGCTATATGTCTAATATCTTACTACTGCTCTCAGAGGCGACTGTTGAGGTTCTCCCTAggcttttcaaaattaaatatgaGAGTGGTACTCTGGAAGAacttctttatgttgatatgCCCCGTGAGTACCAGAATTCATCTGGTCAAATTGTCCTGGACTATGCTAAAGCAATACAAGAAAGTGTTTTTGAGCAACTTCGTGTTGTTCGTGATGGTCAGCTTCGGATAGTTTTCTCGCCCGATCTGAAGGTTATAAATTGAAATAATGGCTTTCTCCCAACTTTGAAAATTGACGCTGTATTAACATAGTTTTTTTCCCTTTCATTCCTTTTGCCAGATATGTTCTTGGGAATTTTGTGCTCGACGTCATGAAGAACTTATCCCTAGAAGATTGTTGATACCTCAGGTTGTGATCAAATGAATTTTCTCTGTAGCCTGAGAATGTAACATATATGCTATTGACCTGTGTGCATTGTATGTCTAAACCGAATGAAACTTATAGAGCCTGGTTGATTGAGTTTATTTGCAATCTTGCATGCCTTCTTTATTAcatttgctgtttttcaagtggTACAAGGTGAAAATCTTCTAGTAGAATATAACAGTTTCATCATTTTCATTGTCAGAAATATAATGCAAGTTTATGACTATGATGGAACTAAAATTTTCATCCTAGGTTATGATGAAGAATCGGTTCCATCTACCTATGCCATTTATTTATGCTGCTGTTGCAATATTGTTATCTCTAGATGTTGGGATGGCTTTCTATTTTATGATTGGCTGCTTGTGATTTTCCTTTTGCACCATGCCTGTAATCTTGAAATATCATTTGAATGTTGATGCTGGATTTTCATCATAGTTTTTTTCTCCTTATTTTCCCTAAAATTATGAGTAGATTTTTTTCACATTCTCTTACTGGTTGTTATTATACATTCTTTTGATTGTTAAAGAGTATGGTTGCTACTTGTACTAGTTGTATTTAATGATGGTAGTTTGCCTTGTACAGGTTAGTCAGCTTGGGGCTGCTGCTCAGAAGTATCAAGCAGCAACTCAAAATGCATCAACAAATTTATCTGCTCCAGATTTGCAGAATAACTGTAACTTGTACGTCCTTTATTATTTTGCTCTTTGTTTTTTTGATAGAATTGAGTAATCGTTCCTTTTTATATGGTAGCTGGATTGGTAGCTTTTTCcctttcattttttcttttctaGAGTGTGATGCATTATGCTTTCCTCTTGCTCATACCTAGCTGTAGTCACTTACACTCGGTGTATTGATGTTGCCAGTTATGTTTGTTTGGGAACTCTTTCTTTGGGTAAACATTTTGTTTTTCcacttttatttattatgtttGACACAAGTTATCTTGCCAGTTAGAAATAGACATCTAGTTTGCAGAGAATATATACAGATTGAAACCTGTTTCTTTTTCCTGCTCAAGTTTCCAAGTTTGAGTAACAGCATATTAGGTAGTTGTCATACTCTTCCTTGAGGACATACTTTTGGTTTTCCTGATTAGATGATCCGCACTGAAAGCCACGGAGAGGAATATTTATAGATGTGTGTctgtgttttctttcttttttaattttctaGATGAGTATTTTAGTTATGACCTGATGTGGTTCCTTTTATACATGGTGTGCAATGGATGCATGCTACTTTTTCACACTTCGTAGGCTGCAGTAAATGTTGCCCTCAAGGGCATAACATGATGAAGTCTGGGGTTCAAATCTTAGCACTTGCAACCTCTTTCCTTATCCCCAGCTTGTGGCCTCCTTTGTacccaaaaaagaaaaataaatgttGGATATGTGGTGAGCTATAATATatgattttaaggtttattttAATGAGAGAATATGGTTCTTATAGGTAATGGTTGAATTAAGATGGAAATGATTGAGCTTTTAATGTATTAAAGTAAATAGGATAACCCATATCTGCCACTGAGCTAcaaagaaattttatgaatataAACCAGGCTTAAGGTGGGAAGTTATTCTGTATTGTTGTCGGACTGTTCAGTTCTGCTTATAAGGACTTGCTTGGTTTCCATCTGAAGCTGGTTGTAAATCCAAGTTTGTGCTGGAATTGAAAGATTGATAAAGAAGATAAAAGATCTGGGTGTCATGCATAATTTGTTTCTTCAGAGGCTTTACATGATAACTGTTTTGAAGGCTTTAGACCTAGTGTAGCATTGTAAGTTCTGCTTCTGATAGTCCAAAAGAGAGCCTGGAAGATGGTGAAAATCTTGTGCACTTGTCCTTTTATTAATTGAACAAAGTTATGTACAAATTTGTAGAGTTTTAGTTATCTTATTCCTATAATGGGATCAATATTTGGACACCACCTTACATAAATAATTCCTCAACTGAAGACGAAATTGTGTAATGTAAGAGAACCTAAAATGAGGCTCTTAAATTGGAACCTGTAACGTCTATTGAACCTTAAAATTACCAGAATAATGATGCTTGGGATCAAGAAAAAATGGTATAGAATGAATGCAATCGCCTACCATCTTAAAGATGGTAGAAATATGAATGACTGATATCAATTAGCTTAAATAGTGCCATAAATCGGTCGTAACTAAAAAAAGGAAGTACAAAATTGTGGATGGTTTTATTTGACATTGTCTATTGCATAGGCCTGATTTTTGTACTCCAGTATAGTTACAATTATGTTAGATGTGCCATTTTGTTAGATACTTATTAGGAATCTGGGTTACACTTGGACATGCACTCTTACTTGGGCAAGCATATAAAATCAACTTGCATTATTTTCTCTATATCTGTGATCATTACTGGGTGCATGGATTTCTAATTAGCTATTGACAAACTTAGGTTTGTAGCATCAGCTCGGCAACTGGCAAAAGCCTTGGAAGTGCCTTTGGTAAATGATTTGGGTTACACAAAGAGATATGTACGTTGTCTTCAGGTAATTTCCTACACCTGCTTAGAATAATTTGGATATGTGATGATGTATTCTTATATTTTGGAAACTTTTTGCTATAAATTTCCACTTCACCtagttaatatttgttattaatctGCTTTGTGCTTCTTGCTGCTCTCATTTCTATTCTGAACTTATATTGAGACAGTGCTTTTCTTTTATTGTTTCTCTGGTACAATTTGTTAATGAGAAAATTTGTGCTATCATGTACTTAGGTCTTTCTCCTAGTGGTGGCCAGGTAAAGGCTGAAAAGAAAATGTGTACTGAAAATTTATTGGTATCTGTGCTGGCATCTTGTTCTTTTTGGAGAGCAGAATCAGAGATAAAATGCTACATCAACTAAGCTTTTGATAGATTGTTCTTTGTTGAACCAAGCACTATCTTTTCCAaaaatttccttttctttctaatgcagattAATGTCCTTTAACTCCTTTCATGTTACCCGGCAATTCTTTCCCCAATGCAAATTGCTAATTTCCATCCTCTTCCAAAGTTCTTGTGGACCCATTTGGATGTTCTTGTTTCTTTTGAAGTCCTCTAACAGTTGCACTTTCTAGTACTAAATTAGCAAGATGTACTTTAATGAGTTTTTTGATGGACTAATGCAccgtttctgttttttttttcttttttgtggaTTGGGGGGATGGGGGTGGTCTAACAGATATCCGAAGTCGTTAATAGTATGAAGGACTTGATTGATTACAGTAGAGAGACGAAGACTGGACCTATGGGTAAGTTTTGACAATATTTCCCTAgctaaatttgttttattttctcaTTGGAAGTTTCTTTTGAAATGCTTGGAAGTACGGATCCAAGCATCCTACAATAGCACCTGAGGGTTTGTAGTCCTCTCATGTTGGTTTACTGTAAGCTAGTTTCAATTGAGAATTTTATAAGCCAGTTGACAGCTGTTGATGTGGTAGCCCTTTGTTAGCTTGTGACCATTTGATGTAATAATTATTTTCTAATTTCTTATGGTTAAGCTTTGTTTCTAGCTATTAGCAGCCcaatgcaattttttttttcattttatctgTGCCATTGGAAATAGTTTAGCA contains the following coding sequences:
- the LOC108466992 gene encoding transcriptional corepressor SEUSS-like, with product MVPSGSSTPIGGVHSVTPSLLRSSSGMLGAQGGSLPSQTGYPSLVSPRTQFGNMNMLGNVPNVSSLLSQSFGNGVPNPQLSGPGSSQRGGIDSGAESDPLSNVGNGMGFNAPSSSFVPSNMANPGSSGQVQGQQFPNISGNHMLPDQQHSQHLESPHFQHGQQALQQFSAPQNTQQGQQQQQFQSIRGGLAGVGGAVKLEPQVTNDQLGQQQHQQQQQLQSLRKLAPVKLEPQQIPPMRTLAQVKMEPSHSDQSLFLHQQQQEPQQQQQQQQQLLHMSRQPSPAQINLLHQQRLLQLQQHQQQLLKAMPQQRSQLPQQFQQQNLPLRSPVKPVYEPGMCARRLTHYMYQQQHRPEDNNIEFWRKFVAEYFAPNAKKKWCVSMYGSGRQTTGVFPQDVWHCEICNRKPGRGFEATVEVLPRLFKIKYESGTLEELLYVDMPREYQNSSGQIVLDYAKAIQESVFEQLRVVRDGQLRIVFSPDLKICSWEFCARRHEELIPRRLLIPQVSQLGAAAQKYQAATQNASTNLSAPDLQNNCNLFVASARQLAKALEVPLVNDLGYTKRYVRCLQISEVVNSMKDLIDYSRETKTGPMESLAKFPRRTSTSFGIQAQQPEEQLQQQQLTPQQQTVAQNTSSQSSTQVSGMHLVANNGGANINNSLSAASASTSAVTVGLLPQNSMNSRQQNSMNNASSPYGGNFVQIASPGSSSTIPQSQANPSPFQSPTPSSNNPTQVPHGTLAATSHMNSANSPVNMPVQQTALSSEADPSESQSSVQKIIHEIMSGQLNGTGGMVGVGTLGNDVKSLNGMLPAGNSAVVNGGNSMVGNGTVNNSSGIGGGGFGTMGGGRLGQSAIVNGIRAAMGNNSMMNGRVGNGMASMARDQGMNHQQQQDLGNQLLSGLGAVNGFNSLQYDWKTSP